A stretch of the Amycolatopsis sp. BJA-103 genome encodes the following:
- a CDS encoding nSTAND1 domain-containing NTPase → MPRAERPLELDGSPLVNFAFDLRTLRGKAGSPSYRELARRAHYSSTTLSDAAGGRRLPSLEVALAYVRACGGDVDEWTRRWHAVAAETAPTAGRSVEDHEGAPYVGLRAYGGGDAGRFFGRERLADDLLQRIGIQRFVAVFGPSGSGKSSLIRAGLVPRLTSTVLAFTPGAHPIEECAIHFAAAANRTTGAVYHDLTGDPRGLHRLVRQFLTAERSDGEIVIVVDQFEELFTLCHDERERSRFIAMLLTAAAADGSRCRVVIGVRADFYPRCALNPELAEALQDAQVTVGPMTPDELRRAITQPAIQAGCTVESALLTTLVAHTHGRAGVLPMLSHALLETWRRRRGHALTLAGFRASGEFDGALVNTAESVFGTFDERRQEIARDLFLRLTVPGEGTEDTKRKIAVEELGDDPVVAEVVDQLTQARLLVRSRDSLELAHEALIKAWPRLAAWLSRDREGQRVHHELTESAAVWERHDHDLDALLRGTRLAVVRDWADSGGCPNVKERLFLDASLAAYEREQTAKRRQIRRQRRSIAVLIVMLLIAASTTVYATSSQLQATRERNVALALNAVNDAAELSRSVPGVAAQLSLAAYRLHPSPVTRDTLISTAGAARRFPFHPGDDSSPVLAGDGRIVLVGRGGQDRTELWSLAEMNVTKAPRTTLLGGRSASVSADSGTAATAAADGTVRLWDIREPAKPRELATLPAAPGSVALSPNGRILVASSADRTPPASVTSDSSEKVTLWDLADSRRPRGVEFRGLPIRAFAGNEVLVTSTAGETATHRGEREQIWDVSSPGSPTLTGESDSQDSQGYIIGKESHFSSYESVGVSKKGGGTYLVWDVKPPRSSRLPALMDTVDGTLTAVAFSANGAFLATADAVGQVTIRNTWTPREPVHIINLPGRAGDLRALAFEPNGRVLVGISFGENPSVWRWSLDTESAAHTACEYGTSRKIIEEWARYFPDVAYRSPCG, encoded by the coding sequence GTGCCACGCGCTGAACGACCGCTCGAGCTGGATGGCTCTCCGCTCGTGAATTTCGCTTTCGACCTGCGGACGCTGCGGGGCAAGGCAGGGTCTCCGTCGTACCGGGAGTTGGCCCGGCGCGCGCACTACTCGTCGACGACGCTGTCCGATGCGGCCGGCGGGCGACGGCTGCCCAGTCTTGAGGTCGCGCTGGCGTATGTGCGCGCGTGCGGCGGCGACGTCGACGAGTGGACTCGGCGGTGGCACGCAGTCGCCGCGGAGACGGCGCCGACCGCAGGCCGGTCCGTCGAGGATCACGAGGGGGCGCCTTATGTGGGACTACGTGCCTATGGCGGCGGCGATGCCGGAAGGTTCTTCGGGCGGGAGCGACTCGCCGACGACCTACTGCAGCGGATCGGGATCCAGCGGTTCGTAGCGGTGTTCGGCCCGTCGGGTTCCGGGAAGTCGTCCCTGATCCGCGCGGGCCTCGTTCCACGCCTGACGTCCACCGTCCTCGCCTTCACACCGGGCGCCCATCCGATCGAGGAGTGCGCGATCCACTTCGCGGCGGCGGCGAACCGTACGACCGGAGCCGTGTATCACGACCTGACCGGCGACCCCCGCGGCCTGCACCGGCTGGTGCGTCAGTTCCTGACGGCCGAGCGGTCCGACGGGGAAATCGTGATCGTGGTGGACCAATTCGAAGAACTGTTCACGCTGTGCCATGACGAGCGAGAACGGTCACGCTTCATCGCCATGCTCCTGACCGCGGCGGCCGCGGACGGCAGTCGCTGCCGCGTCGTGATCGGGGTGCGTGCCGACTTCTACCCGCGTTGTGCCCTGAACCCCGAACTTGCCGAAGCGCTCCAGGACGCGCAGGTCACCGTCGGTCCCATGACTCCGGACGAGCTTCGGCGGGCCATCACCCAACCGGCGATTCAGGCCGGCTGCACCGTGGAGAGCGCGCTGCTGACCACACTGGTCGCGCACACACATGGCCGGGCAGGCGTGCTGCCGATGCTGTCCCATGCCCTGCTCGAGACCTGGCGGCGCCGCAGGGGACACGCGCTCACTCTCGCCGGCTTTCGGGCCAGTGGCGAGTTCGACGGTGCCTTGGTGAACACCGCCGAATCGGTGTTCGGCACGTTTGACGAGCGTCGACAAGAGATCGCCAGGGATCTGTTCCTGCGGCTGACCGTGCCAGGGGAGGGTACCGAGGACACCAAGCGCAAGATCGCTGTCGAGGAGCTCGGCGACGACCCGGTCGTCGCCGAAGTCGTCGACCAGCTCACGCAGGCACGCCTGCTCGTGCGCAGCAGGGACAGCCTGGAGCTCGCCCATGAGGCGCTGATCAAGGCCTGGCCTCGTCTCGCGGCCTGGTTGTCCCGAGACCGCGAGGGGCAACGCGTCCACCACGAACTCACCGAATCCGCGGCCGTCTGGGAACGGCATGACCACGATCTCGACGCGCTGCTCCGCGGCACCCGGCTCGCCGTGGTGCGAGACTGGGCGGACAGCGGGGGCTGTCCGAACGTCAAAGAGCGGCTCTTCCTCGACGCCAGCCTCGCTGCCTACGAGCGGGAACAGACCGCGAAGCGCAGGCAGATACGTCGGCAGCGACGGTCCATCGCGGTGCTCATCGTGATGCTCTTGATCGCTGCCTCGACCACCGTCTACGCCACCAGTTCACAACTGCAGGCCACCCGGGAACGCAACGTCGCGCTGGCGCTGAACGCCGTCAACGACGCGGCCGAACTGAGCCGGTCCGTTCCCGGAGTCGCCGCACAGTTGAGCCTCGCCGCCTACCGGCTGCATCCGTCACCGGTGACTCGGGACACCCTCATCTCCACGGCAGGAGCAGCGAGACGGTTCCCCTTCCATCCAGGCGACGACTCATCGCCGGTCCTGGCCGGCGATGGACGGATAGTCCTGGTGGGACGGGGCGGCCAGGATCGCACGGAGCTCTGGTCACTAGCGGAAATGAACGTCACCAAAGCTCCGCGCACCACCCTTCTGGGCGGCAGATCCGCGAGCGTGAGCGCAGACAGCGGGACCGCGGCGACGGCGGCGGCCGATGGCACCGTCCGTCTCTGGGACATCAGAGAACCGGCGAAGCCCCGAGAACTCGCGACTCTGCCTGCGGCACCCGGCAGTGTCGCGCTCAGCCCCAACGGACGGATCCTCGTCGCCTCCAGCGCGGATCGAACACCGCCCGCGTCCGTGACTTCCGACTCGTCGGAGAAAGTCACACTCTGGGACCTCGCCGATTCTCGGCGACCCCGGGGCGTCGAGTTCCGTGGTTTGCCTATAAGGGCTTTTGCCGGAAACGAAGTACTGGTGACGTCGACCGCAGGGGAGACGGCCACGCATCGAGGCGAAAGGGAACAAATATGGGATGTGAGCAGTCCTGGCAGTCCAACGTTGACCGGGGAATCGGACAGTCAGGACAGTCAGGGCTATATCATCGGTAAGGAGTCTCATTTTTCTTCGTACGAGAGCGTGGGGGTTTCGAAGAAAGGTGGTGGAACCTATTTGGTCTGGGATGTGAAACCGCCTCGGAGTTCGAGGTTGCCGGCGTTGATGGACACGGTCGACGGAACCCTGACGGCCGTCGCTTTCAGTGCGAACGGGGCGTTCCTGGCCACAGCGGACGCCGTGGGCCAGGTGACGATCCGCAACACATGGACGCCTCGTGAGCCGGTACACATCATCAATCTTCCTGGCCGAGCCGGTGATCTTCGCGCTTTGGCCTTCGAGCCGAACGGGCGGGTCCTGGTGGGCATCAGCTTCGGTGAGAATCCCTCGGTGTGGCGCTGGAGCCTGGACACGGAAAGCGCGGCTCACACGGCCTGCGAGTACGGCACTTCCCGCAAAATCATCGAGGAGTGGGCGCGGTACTTTCCGGATGTCGCATACCGATCTCCCTGCGGGTAG
- a CDS encoding peptidase inhibitor family I36 protein: protein MRWFTGLCSALGLAAVAAVAPATAAQAVSGDGGVSIAAYSDCPSGWFCVWEHANGQGRMIRFQTGSADLRGQNANDQISSVYNRTSRIWCTYTDINYGGTLWRVSAGWRGNVPSQLNDRISSLRAC, encoded by the coding sequence ATGCGTTGGTTCACAGGACTCTGCTCGGCCCTCGGACTCGCTGCAGTGGCCGCGGTCGCTCCGGCTACGGCGGCACAAGCCGTGTCCGGGGACGGCGGTGTGTCGATCGCCGCCTACTCGGACTGCCCGTCCGGATGGTTCTGCGTGTGGGAGCACGCGAACGGCCAGGGTCGGATGATTCGCTTCCAGACCGGCTCAGCCGACCTTCGCGGGCAGAACGCCAACGATCAGATCTCCTCCGTGTACAACCGCACCAGCAGGATCTGGTGCACCTACACCGACATCAACTACGGCGGCACCCTCTGGCGTGTTTCCGCCGGCTGGCGAGGAAACGTGCCCAGCCAGCTGAACGACCGCATCAGCTCGCTACGCGCCTGTTAA
- a CDS encoding CynX/NimT family MFS transporter, translating into MTTSSPPDVDLAPVRGQATTPVLSAGLLIAILLVAANLRVTLTGVGTLLPAIERDTGLTASAGGVLNTVPLLMFAATSPFVGRVSHRVGTTRLLVVALAALVVGTVVRSLPSIACLFAGTVILAAAIAVGNVLLPTVIRTHVPGPRVHTVSALYVTVMGVVAAVSSGVSVPLSEVLPGTWHSALAWGVVIAVVALVAWLPRLREARQDGGARSPGTHARTPWKSWLAWQVAFFMGLQSLAFYTAIAWLPSILGQQGTSTASAGWMLFYYQVVALVAGLSLPLLTRGRHDQRYIAAAAAVIAAAGFTILLLLPSLAVVACTLLGLGNGACLVLALSFQSQRATGPGETTALAGMAQSVGYLVAAAGPLLLGVLHDTTGSWTAALLLLTGLSLVMACAGYGAGRDRHVRVSSRES; encoded by the coding sequence GTGACCACTTCGAGTCCTCCCGACGTCGACCTCGCCCCTGTCAGGGGGCAGGCCACCACGCCGGTTCTGTCGGCCGGCCTGCTGATCGCGATCCTCTTGGTGGCGGCCAACCTCCGCGTGACCCTGACCGGGGTGGGAACGCTGTTGCCCGCCATCGAGCGCGACACCGGGTTGACCGCGTCCGCGGGTGGTGTGCTGAACACGGTGCCGCTGCTCATGTTCGCGGCGACTTCGCCCTTCGTCGGCCGGGTTTCGCACCGGGTCGGCACCACCCGCCTCCTCGTGGTGGCCCTCGCCGCGCTCGTGGTGGGCACGGTGGTCCGGTCCCTGCCCTCGATCGCCTGCCTGTTCGCGGGAACTGTGATCCTCGCGGCGGCGATCGCGGTCGGCAACGTCCTGCTGCCCACGGTGATCCGCACCCATGTCCCCGGCCCGCGGGTGCACACCGTCAGCGCCCTCTACGTCACCGTCATGGGAGTGGTCGCCGCCGTGTCGTCCGGCGTTTCCGTCCCGCTCTCCGAGGTCCTGCCCGGAACCTGGCATTCGGCCCTGGCCTGGGGTGTGGTCATCGCGGTGGTCGCTCTCGTCGCATGGCTGCCCCGGCTACGCGAAGCCCGCCAGGACGGCGGCGCGCGGTCCCCTGGGACCCACGCCCGGACCCCGTGGAAATCCTGGCTGGCGTGGCAGGTGGCCTTCTTCATGGGCCTGCAATCCCTGGCCTTCTACACCGCCATCGCCTGGCTGCCCAGCATCCTCGGCCAGCAGGGGACGAGCACGGCGAGCGCGGGCTGGATGCTGTTCTACTACCAGGTCGTCGCACTGGTCGCGGGTTTGTCGCTGCCCCTGCTCACCCGGGGCCGCCATGATCAGCGCTACATCGCCGCGGCCGCCGCCGTGATCGCCGCCGCGGGCTTCACGATTCTGCTTCTACTGCCGTCTCTCGCCGTCGTGGCGTGCACTCTTCTCGGGTTGGGCAACGGAGCCTGCCTCGTGCTGGCACTGAGTTTTCAAAGTCAACGTGCCACTGGCCCCGGCGAGACCACCGCACTGGCCGGGATGGCGCAGTCGGTGGGTTACCTTGTCGCCGCGGCAGGGCCACTTCTCTTGGGTGTCCTCCACGACACGACCGGCAGCTGGACGGCCGCGCTCCTTCTCCTCACCGGGTTGAGCCTGGTCATGGCCTGTGCCGGTTACGGTGCCGGGCGCGACCGGCACGTCCGCGTCAGCAGCCGGGAGTCCTGA
- a CDS encoding FadR/GntR family transcriptional regulator, with amino-acid sequence MNDLRTPRRVASLSAQLVDTLREQIASGVWPVGTRIPPEHDLVKQLGVGRTTVREALGALVHMGLLEARRGDGTYVRSASEMHLALMRRATSSRRSDVLELRAVLEEYASGLAALRRSEDDLTRLRDLLDEAETAAEAATGAEVDARFHQAVVTASGNSLLTEVYDVLSVAVTEQIGAMTWSTTTAAEHTVLHRRLVDAIAAQDEVGARYCATEIVKLTETGTDPQQ; translated from the coding sequence ATGAACGATCTTCGGACGCCGCGTCGCGTCGCGAGCCTGTCGGCACAGCTGGTGGACACCCTCCGTGAGCAGATCGCCTCGGGCGTATGGCCCGTGGGGACGCGGATTCCGCCCGAGCACGACCTGGTCAAGCAACTCGGCGTCGGGCGCACGACGGTGCGCGAAGCGCTCGGCGCACTGGTGCACATGGGGCTGCTGGAGGCTCGCAGAGGTGACGGGACGTATGTCCGGTCGGCGAGCGAGATGCACCTGGCGTTGATGCGCAGGGCCACCAGTTCGAGGCGGAGCGATGTGCTGGAACTCCGTGCGGTCCTGGAGGAGTACGCCTCGGGCCTGGCCGCGTTGCGGCGCTCCGAAGACGACTTGACGCGCCTTCGGGACTTGCTCGACGAGGCCGAAACGGCCGCGGAGGCGGCCACCGGCGCGGAGGTCGACGCCCGCTTCCACCAGGCGGTGGTGACGGCCAGCGGGAACAGCCTGCTCACCGAGGTCTACGACGTCCTGAGCGTCGCGGTCACCGAGCAGATCGGCGCCATGACCTGGTCGACCACCACGGCCGCGGAGCACACCGTCCTGCACCGGCGTCTCGTCGACGCGATCGCCGCCCAGGACGAAGTCGGCGCCCGCTACTGCGCCACCGAGATCGTGAAGCTCACCGAGACCGGAACGGACCCACAGCAGTGA
- a CDS encoding alpha/beta hydrolase, producing MRFRDRLTATVMYASARWTVRYGEALRFAGNELPSPKAVWIPSRHGRVRVYVYRPPDPFSDGAYVHFHGGAWLMRHPAMDDWWCRYVAATAGLTVYNVDFRCGPYVAFPVAQHQCFDAASWVATGARVAVGGFSSGGGLAAAVCLQARDAGAWRPELQVLGVPALDLASDPDPVAGGMISPGLRDLVRRVYFPDPSTRRHPYASPLLAPDLTDLPRAVVLTGEHDALRGDGDRYAARLREARVDVVYDRTPGADHYFLTDDPVRARTTMAWVAEEIRRAVSG from the coding sequence ATGAGGTTCCGGGATCGGCTCACGGCGACGGTCATGTACGCGTCGGCGCGATGGACCGTGCGGTATGGAGAAGCGCTGAGGTTCGCCGGAAACGAGCTGCCCTCGCCGAAGGCCGTGTGGATCCCGAGCCGGCATGGAAGGGTTCGCGTCTACGTCTACCGGCCGCCGGACCCGTTCTCCGATGGCGCGTACGTGCACTTTCACGGCGGAGCCTGGCTGATGCGCCACCCGGCCATGGACGACTGGTGGTGCCGCTATGTCGCCGCGACTGCGGGGTTGACCGTGTACAACGTCGACTTCCGATGTGGCCCCTACGTCGCGTTCCCGGTGGCGCAGCACCAATGTTTCGACGCCGCCTCCTGGGTGGCCACCGGAGCACGGGTTGCGGTGGGAGGGTTTTCCTCCGGTGGCGGGCTCGCGGCGGCCGTCTGCCTGCAGGCCCGCGACGCCGGCGCCTGGCGGCCGGAACTCCAGGTGCTCGGGGTGCCCGCACTGGACCTCGCGAGTGACCCGGACCCGGTCGCGGGCGGGATGATCTCGCCGGGCCTGCGCGATCTGGTCCGCCGGGTGTACTTCCCGGACCCGTCGACCCGGCGGCACCCCTACGCCTCACCCTTGCTGGCCCCAGACCTGACGGATCTACCGCGCGCGGTCGTCCTCACCGGTGAGCACGACGCCTTGCGCGGAGACGGTGATCGGTACGCGGCCCGGCTGCGTGAAGCCCGAGTCGACGTCGTGTACGACCGGACGCCGGGAGCGGACCACTACTTTCTCACCGATGACCCCGTGCGGGCTCGCACGACCATGGCCTGGGTGGCGGAAGAGATCCGCCGGGCGGTGTCAGGATGA
- a CDS encoding fasciclin domain-containing protein produces MTKVRVAGAGLLAAATAILAACGTASDAASPPNRTTIPSVPVPAGAAGLTGSPDGSTTKADVFGPACSPMPSRFLAVAETAGLLGTAVTVFAPADAALGDADPEPILRHHVIGKRFDAKGLAVAGSVSSLDGAGDPVKIEGFGENMTIDGAKILCGNVPAGNATIFVIDRVLKPKAGA; encoded by the coding sequence GTGACCAAGGTTCGTGTCGCCGGGGCCGGGCTTCTGGCCGCCGCCACGGCGATTCTCGCGGCTTGCGGTACTGCCTCGGATGCCGCAAGTCCTCCGAACAGAACGACGATTCCGTCCGTGCCGGTCCCGGCGGGCGCCGCGGGACTCACCGGATCGCCGGACGGCTCGACGACGAAAGCGGACGTCTTCGGCCCGGCGTGTTCGCCGATGCCGTCCCGATTTCTTGCCGTGGCCGAGACAGCGGGCCTGCTCGGTACCGCGGTCACGGTCTTCGCTCCCGCCGACGCGGCTCTCGGCGACGCCGATCCGGAGCCGATCCTGCGCCACCACGTCATCGGTAAGCGATTCGACGCCAAGGGGCTCGCGGTCGCCGGGTCGGTGTCGAGTCTCGACGGCGCCGGTGACCCGGTGAAGATCGAGGGTTTCGGCGAGAACATGACGATCGACGGCGCGAAGATCCTGTGCGGCAACGTTCCGGCCGGGAACGCGACCATTTTCGTGATCGACAGGGTCCTGAAACCGAAAGCCGGGGCCTGA
- a CDS encoding fasciclin domain-containing protein, whose translation MKRSTRRVTLAAGLAAFALMGAACGSDAGSNNNAGSTPAPSSSAAAPSSSAMADPAKDLVGPGCSGYAEKVPNGPGSVAGMSADPVAVAASNNPLLKTLVSAVSGKLNPKVDLVSTLNGSEFTVFAPVDDAFAKIDAATIEKLKTDDALLKKILTYHVVPGQIAPDKIVGDQTSVEKGVVKVSGTKDALKVNDANVICGGVHTANATVYLIDSVLMPPAA comes from the coding sequence ATGAAGCGCAGTACTCGCCGCGTCACCTTGGCAGCCGGTCTTGCCGCCTTCGCTCTTATGGGCGCGGCGTGTGGTAGCGACGCCGGATCGAACAACAACGCCGGCAGCACCCCGGCCCCGTCCTCCTCGGCCGCGGCCCCGTCGTCCAGCGCGATGGCCGACCCGGCCAAGGACCTGGTCGGCCCCGGCTGTTCGGGTTACGCGGAAAAGGTGCCCAATGGCCCCGGTTCCGTCGCGGGCATGTCGGCTGACCCGGTCGCCGTCGCCGCGAGCAACAACCCGCTGCTGAAGACCCTCGTGTCCGCCGTCTCCGGGAAGCTCAACCCCAAGGTGGACCTGGTCTCGACGCTCAACGGCAGTGAGTTCACCGTCTTCGCGCCGGTCGACGACGCGTTCGCGAAGATCGACGCCGCCACCATCGAAAAGCTCAAGACCGACGACGCGCTCCTCAAGAAGATCCTGACCTACCACGTCGTCCCCGGCCAGATCGCGCCCGACAAGATCGTCGGCGACCAGACCTCCGTCGAGAAGGGTGTCGTCAAGGTCTCGGGCACCAAGGACGCGCTGAAGGTCAACGACGCCAACGTGATCTGCGGTGGAGTCCACACCGCGAACGCGACCGTGTACCTCATCGACTCGGTCCTGATGCCCCCGGCCGCGTAA
- a CDS encoding cytochrome c biogenesis protein DipZ, with product MLTLALIGLIGGLVTGISPCILPVLPVIFLSGGVQNATATVHKEQNGGGVATAPVETKPPRSRPYLIILGLVVSFTLVTLFGSLLLSILGLPQDVLRWAGLIVLALIGIGLIVPKFEHLLEKPFSWIPQRRPDANRGGFTLGLGLGAVYVPCAGPVLAAITVAGSTGQIGLETVVLTSTFAIGAALPLLIFALAGRRVAERVKAFRKRQRGIRITAGIVMIALAIGLVFNLPQLLQRAIPDYTSGLQNDINNSEQVKKALNLGGLENDQNKDLDLCTDGAKELESCGKAPDIKGIQQWFNTPGGAPVDLAQSRGKVVLLDFWAYSCINCQRSIPHVTAWDKAYRDAGLQVIGVHSPEYAFEKEPGNVKSAADKFGIGYPVALDNTLSTWTNYRNRFWPAHYLIDAEGTVRHIKFGEGDYQTTEKLIRELLTKANPDVRLPAATDTADDTPDTAAITRETYLGSTKRVNFAGTEDYTAGVKTFAYPATQPPDTFVLQGDWTLTSQNITPTGAGGEIKLNYRAKEVRMVLAGNGTVTYTAKGQTKTVQVNGTPDSYRLLSTQDIEAGAIDVTVGPGVQAFSFTFG from the coding sequence GTGCTCACACTTGCGTTGATCGGCCTCATCGGGGGATTGGTCACGGGCATTTCTCCGTGCATCCTCCCCGTCCTGCCGGTCATCTTCCTGTCCGGAGGCGTACAGAACGCCACCGCCACCGTCCACAAGGAACAGAACGGCGGCGGCGTCGCGACCGCTCCGGTCGAGACCAAGCCGCCGCGTTCACGTCCCTACCTGATCATCCTGGGGCTCGTGGTCAGCTTCACCCTGGTGACCTTGTTCGGCTCGCTGCTGCTCTCGATCCTCGGGCTGCCGCAGGACGTTCTCCGCTGGGCAGGCCTGATCGTGCTCGCACTCATCGGCATCGGGCTCATCGTCCCGAAATTCGAGCACCTGCTCGAAAAGCCGTTCAGCTGGATCCCGCAACGGCGCCCCGATGCCAACCGCGGCGGCTTCACCCTCGGCCTCGGCCTCGGCGCCGTCTACGTCCCCTGCGCCGGACCGGTCCTCGCCGCGATCACCGTCGCCGGATCGACCGGGCAGATCGGCCTCGAGACCGTCGTGCTCACCTCGACCTTCGCCATCGGCGCCGCGCTCCCGCTGCTGATCTTCGCCCTCGCCGGACGCCGGGTCGCCGAACGTGTCAAGGCCTTCCGCAAACGCCAGCGCGGCATCCGGATCACCGCCGGCATCGTGATGATCGCCCTCGCCATCGGACTCGTGTTCAACCTGCCGCAGCTGCTCCAGCGGGCCATTCCCGACTACACCAGCGGTCTGCAGAACGACATCAACAACTCCGAGCAGGTCAAGAAGGCACTGAATCTCGGCGGGCTGGAGAACGACCAGAACAAGGACCTCGACCTCTGCACCGACGGCGCGAAGGAACTCGAGAGCTGCGGGAAAGCACCGGACATCAAGGGAATCCAGCAGTGGTTCAACACGCCCGGCGGTGCACCTGTCGACCTGGCGCAGTCGCGGGGCAAGGTGGTCCTGCTCGATTTCTGGGCCTACTCCTGCATCAACTGCCAGCGCTCCATCCCGCACGTCACCGCCTGGGACAAGGCCTACCGCGACGCCGGACTCCAGGTGATCGGTGTCCACTCCCCCGAGTACGCCTTCGAAAAGGAACCCGGCAACGTCAAGTCGGCCGCGGACAAGTTCGGCATCGGCTACCCGGTCGCCCTCGACAACACCCTGTCGACCTGGACCAACTACCGCAACCGGTTCTGGCCCGCGCACTACCTGATCGACGCCGAAGGCACCGTACGGCACATCAAATTCGGTGAAGGCGACTACCAGACCACCGAGAAACTCATCCGCGAACTCCTCACCAAGGCCAACCCAGACGTGCGACTCCCCGCCGCCACGGACACCGCCGACGACACCCCGGACACCGCCGCGATCACCCGTGAGACCTACCTCGGCTCCACGAAACGCGTCAACTTCGCCGGGACCGAGGACTACACCGCGGGCGTGAAGACCTTCGCCTACCCCGCCACCCAGCCGCCGGACACCTTCGTCCTCCAGGGTGACTGGACCCTCACCAGCCAGAACATCACCCCCACCGGCGCCGGCGGGGAGATCAAACTCAACTACCGCGCCAAAGAGGTCAGGATGGTCCTGGCGGGCAACGGCACCGTCACCTACACCGCCAAGGGACAGACCAAGACCGTCCAAGTGAACGGCACACCCGACTCCTACCGGCTTCTGTCCACACAGGACATCGAAGCGGGCGCCATCGACGTCACCGTCGGCCCGGGCGTGCAGGCCTTCTCCTTCACCTTCGGCTGA
- the trxA gene encoding thioredoxin has product MSMESVTTNTFPSDVLDQDKPVLVDFWAPWCGPCKALAPVLAEISEEHGDKLTVVKVDIDDNPEIAGDYGILSIPTMILFVDGKPATTINGAASKAKILGKLDSWL; this is encoded by the coding sequence ATGAGCATGGAATCCGTCACCACGAACACCTTTCCCTCCGACGTACTCGACCAGGACAAGCCCGTTCTCGTCGACTTCTGGGCGCCCTGGTGCGGCCCCTGCAAAGCCCTCGCGCCGGTGCTCGCCGAAATCTCGGAGGAACACGGCGACAAGCTCACCGTCGTCAAGGTCGACATCGACGACAACCCGGAGATCGCCGGCGACTACGGCATCCTGTCGATACCGACCATGATCCTGTTCGTCGACGGCAAACCCGCCACCACCATCAACGGCGCCGCCTCGAAGGCGAAGATCCTCGGCAAGCTCGATTCCTGGCTCTGA
- a CDS encoding anti-sigma factor family protein has translation MKPDDHRTLRETLGAYALDQLDEHERLRIDAHLSGCPDCRSELRELSPVVRALSLAEAAQVSEHEEPAVPPDLGDAVVRRVSAGQRRRRWQPPRWAAAAAIALLCGAGIGWAAHPDAPAPGPFEAVQVATSTPAIHASAGLVPHTWGVEIKLTATGFEAGTSYRVVIVDDTGVHTAAGEFIGTGAAEMRCNLNSSVLRADAGGFRVLGPGGQVVLESDF, from the coding sequence GTGAAACCCGACGATCACCGTACTTTGCGGGAAACCTTGGGCGCCTATGCGCTCGACCAGCTCGACGAGCACGAACGCCTCAGGATCGACGCCCATCTGTCCGGATGTCCGGACTGCCGTTCGGAGCTGCGGGAACTGAGCCCGGTCGTGCGCGCGTTGAGCCTGGCCGAAGCGGCGCAGGTCAGCGAGCACGAAGAGCCGGCCGTTCCGCCCGATCTCGGCGACGCGGTCGTCCGCCGCGTCAGCGCGGGACAGCGGCGGCGCCGGTGGCAGCCACCACGCTGGGCCGCGGCCGCGGCGATCGCCTTGCTCTGCGGCGCCGGTATCGGGTGGGCCGCTCATCCCGACGCTCCGGCGCCGGGACCGTTCGAAGCGGTACAGGTGGCGACGTCGACACCGGCGATCCACGCCTCCGCCGGGTTGGTTCCGCACACCTGGGGCGTCGAGATCAAGCTGACCGCGACCGGCTTCGAGGCGGGTACGAGCTATCGGGTGGTGATCGTGGACGACACCGGAGTTCACACCGCCGCCGGTGAGTTCATCGGCACCGGCGCCGCCGAAATGCGGTGCAATCTCAACAGTTCCGTGCTGCGCGCCGACGCGGGCGGATTCCGCGTGCTCGGCCCGGGCGGCCAAGTGGTCCTCGAATCCGACTTCTGA